The Toxoplasma gondii ME49 chromosome XI, whole genome shotgun sequence region TTTGGCTCTTCGCCTGTCGGTCTCGGGGCAGTCGCCCTCGCCTCGAGTGTGTAAACTGCAGTGCGTCAGCACCGGCATGTACACCCCCACAGgatcgaggaagaggaaaggctgTTGCACTGGCTCGCTGCGTTCCACAGAAGCAAAGGTCCCGGCGGCAAGCGCCGCAGCTTTGTCTACATTTGCGGAGTCGAAAGGGAGACTCGCGAGGAGGACAGGGAAGTGATCGGGGAgacttcgcctcttcctcgccttctctgcgtgaTGGCCGGTGCTCGCGCGAACTCCTTCTTCCGCAAGAGAGTCGCCGAGCTCTGTCCCTGGCGGCTCTCcagcgagagcagaagacgacaaagaagaagaagacgaggaagaagacgaggaagaagaataAAGAGGAGCAGACACGCGGCGTTTCTCCGCGTCGGTCGCAGTCGTTCGAGAGGACCGGAGGGGAAGGTCAAAGTCAGATCGCGAGGCGaagccgcgagaagaaagagagaagcgagactgTATGCAGCGGCgccggcgaaggagagggaaggagcgaatcgagaagacgcgacagacGCTGGAGTTCCCAGCGGCAGACGGACGCGAAGCCGAGGACAGAcgacggcggagaagaggcaacgCCTCCGAAGACCACGAGGCGTCTCGCAACGGACTCTGTCGCACAAAcggacaggaaggagaggaaaaagaggaaaaagagaagggagagaaggaagaagaggaaggaaaaagcaCATGAGACAGGCGATTCTGTGCCTCTCGACGAGAGAGAATCGCCGAGCCTCGAAAGGGCGTCGCCATCGTAGAAGGACAACGGCACCTCAGGCAAAGGTGAGACGCGAAACTCCTCTCCAAAGATTGGGGAAGGCAACGAGACGCTGTGGCGCGCCGAAAAAAACTCTGCACGGACAGATTCCAGAAAGAGTCTCCAGCTGTCGCTCTCCGACACTCCTCAATCTCTGTAACTCCCCTCTCCTCATCGTCAGAGACGCAACAGACaccggaagagaagaagagaggagaagaaagagaagagaggagaaggaagagaagagaggagaagaaagagaagagaggagaagaaagagaagacagaagagaggagagaggagaagaaagagaagagaggagaagaaagagaagacagaagagaggagagaggagaagaaagagaagaaagagaagagagaagagaggagagaggagagaggcagagcgaaCAGGACTGACCTCTCCACTCGTGTGGCTGGAGGCTGTGCAGAAATCCAAGTTTTCTTGAGCCAGAGAGGAACGGATAAGAAAAGAAGGCTCCTTGTGAGCCAGCGAGCTTGTTGCCCGTGCTCTGACGGACGGGAGCGTTTTGGACAGTCTTtaaaaagcgacagaagaccGAGCGAGGCGTCGCGACGCCTGTGCGCCGCTCTTGACCCGCGAGCTTGTCGCAGGTGGATCCTCTGAACGACTTTGTCCGGAAAGCGAGGCGTCGAGTGGTGCCGGatcttctctcgattctgCCGGGAAGAACAGAACTCATGCAAGAAGTCGACCGCACGACAGACGCGCGGAGAGGCCGCGAGTTCGTACTCCCTTCCTGTGGAGAAAACTCCGCGTCGTTTCTCCAGACAGTCGTCTgtgcagaagctgctgatGGACCTccaccttcctctctcttcccgaGACACGCAGACGTTTCAGGAGATGCGAAAGAAAGGATTCACATCCGTGGAGGCAGCGAGCCCCCAACGGTTTGTGTGCGTCGAGTTTTTCTACCTCCCCGTTCCGGAACAGATTGTGCATGCCGACAAAAAAAAAATACGCGAGAGCAGCGCTGCGCGCGTGTCGCGGCGAAGCCCCCGGCAAAGACAgcgggagagacaccgagaaaaaaggtcaaagagagaaaaaacgcaacgGAGAGAGGCTCTCAGTTAAAAAACGCAGGAGAAACTCAGCGAGAGACGTCACACTCGTGCGATGCGACACCGCATGCGCGCGCTCGACATTTGCGCAAGGACGCTCTGACGCAcccgcgaagaagaaaaagcgaacaGCGACACCGCTGAACAGATTTCTTGTTTTCCGagtctccacttcctccGTTCTCTGGAAAATGCGACAGGCTCAAACTCTTTCCACCCTTCTTCAAGAAGTCGCGACCGTCGAACAAGACGCTGCAGTCTCCGTGTGGAGACACGGTCTCTTCTGTGAGAAGATGAATTTGCACCTGTGCACACAGTGAAGCATATACAGCTCtctatatgtatgtatttttTCTATACTTTCATATGCGTGAACTCCAGTGTGTATTGTCGCCACAAGACGGTCGGCGGCTGCAAGCCTCTGAGGATGTCCTTTTCGTCAGAACCGTTTCTGCTTGCCTCCGAGCATTGCGAGAGACCGCGAAatcacagagagaggacactGTCTCAGCATCTGTGCGCCAGCCAGTGGCTACTAGTGAGGCTCTCAGGCCGAAGCCGCGCGCTGAGTCAAACGCGTCCATCCAGTTACTAAACAGGTGCGAGGCCAACAAGAGTCCGATCCGTGGTTTGTTCAGCCAGTGGTTCACCATCAACTGCCTTGTTTCGACTTCGTACCGACTGTGTTACGGCTTCTGTGCCACTATTGGGAAACAGAGGGGCGAACATGGGGCAGGAGTCGCCTCTTGCGCAGCGATTATGCTTCCGCTTTTAATTGGACGGAAAGAAGACTTCTTCAAGCGGACCTTGGTCACTTGTGTGCAACAAGACTCTTCCGGCTCTTCCGGGGAGCGACACCCAGTGCGAGTTGAACTCCTGTTTCGAGCGACTGCGCCGAGCATCGTGACCTCACTCTCGTCCCCATATCATCTGTTCTGCTGCAATTCCAGAGCAAGCACTGATGCGTAATCTCATCTCAGAgcagggcagagaagaccaACCAAGCGTCTGGATCTCCAAAGAGCTGCTGCACAGGTGCCTTACTCTCTtgcatgtttctctctgcactcgCGAGAGTCGCGCTGCACCGCGCGCCGctggacagacagagggGGGAGGgtctttctgcagcttccgA contains the following coding sequences:
- a CDS encoding hypothetical protein (encoded by transcript TGME49_310122), yielding MHNLFRNGENREKIRHHSTPRFPDKVVQRIHLRQARGSRAAHRRRDASLGLLSLFKDCPKRSRPSEHGQQARWLTRSLLFLSVPLWLKKTWISAQPPATRVERVRCETPRGLRRRCLFSAVVCPRLRVRLPLGTPASVASSRFAPSLSFAGAAAYSLASLFLLAASPRDLTLTFPSGPLERLRPTRRNAACLLLFILLPRLLPRLLLLCRLLLSLESRQGQSSATLLRKKEFARAPAITQRRRGRGEVSPITSLSSSRVSLSTPQM